The genomic window CTTTTAGCGGATATGGCGCAGGACTTTGAGGAACAAGCTCTAGGCATATATGAGTATTACCAAATTTTACTTTCACAAGAGATAAGCAAGACAAAGGCTAGGGCGCAGATTCTAAAAACAATTCAAAGTCTTGATAAAAGCACAAATAAGATTTTTTCGTTTCTAAGAGGCATAGAGAATCTCCGTGCAGACGCGATTGATGGGATTTTGTATCAGGATTTTAAGCGCATAGCTAAGGATAATTTTAAACGAGCCTTTGAGGATTTGATTTTCAGCACGAAGATTATTTTTACAAACAAGGGTGATTTTTACGAGTTCCTTAATCAATTGGTGGAGAATGATTATCAAGATATGTCGCTTGAGTATATAGAATCTCTTAAGAAAAATATTATGTACGACAAGGAATTTGAGAAAATACTGCAAAAGGTTGGCAATGATATTCACAAAAAACATAAAGCATAGGGGCAAAGTTTATAACGCACTAACCGATGATACACGCGTGATTGAGGCGTTTTTGAGTAATCAAGTAGCGCAAGATGAAAAACTAAAACTCGATTCCTTACTCCTTGTGAAAACCAAGCAAAACACGCCATTTGTGGCAAAACTCCAAGAGCACATAGCCTTGCAAAGCACGGAGGGTGATTTAGAATCTAATGTGGATTCTATGGATTCTCAAGGAGATGAAGTTTCCAAAAAAGGCAAAGTTTGTGTAGATTCTAAGGGGCTTATGAAAACTCCCTGTTCGCAGATTCATATTATAGAGGCAAATGAGCTTTATGATGTGCTTTTTGCCAAATCCGCAATGCAAATCGTAGGGATTACGGGCACAAATGGCAAAACAACAACCGCGGCGATTATCTACTCGATTTTGCTTGATTTGGGCTATAAGGTGGCGTTGCTTGGCACGAGAGGATTTTTTGCAAATGACAAGCAGATAAGGCAAAAGGGGCTGACAACGCCCGGTTTGCTCGAGCTTTATGAGGATTTGTGTATCGCACAAGAAGAGAGTTGTGATTTTTTCATTATGGAAGCAAGTTCGCACGCCATTGAGCAAGAGCGCGTAGCAGGACTTAAGTTTGCCTTGAAGATTCTCACAAACATTACGAGCGACCACTTGGATTATCATAAAAGTATTGAGGAGTATCGCCGAGTAAAAAATAGCTTTTTTGAGGGCGAGGGTGCAAAATTGCTGAATGCTGATGAGCCACACGCGCGATGTGCGGATAAGGAGGCGTTTTACTATGGTGTGGAAAAGAGAGGGCATTTGAATGTTTCTGCCTATGCTTTAGAATCTGGCATAGACGCGCATATCGTGTGGCAGCATAAGAATGAAGTGGATAAAAGCGCGATAGAGGCGCATTTATATGGCAAACATAATTTGTATAATATTCTTGCTGGTATTGCTGGAGTGAAGATTCTCACCCATACATCTTTAGAATCTATTGCCGCGACTTTGGGGAATTTTGGCGGTGTAGGTGGGCGTATGGAAGTCGTGCATACAAAACCGCTTGTGATTGTGGATTTTGCCCATACACACGATGGTATGAAGCAGATTTTTGAAAGTTTTAGGCATCAAAAACTTGCCGTTGTCTTTGGTGCAGGGGGCGATAGAGACAAAAGCAAACGTCCTAAAATGGGTGCGTGTGCGGC from Helicobacter typhlonius includes these protein-coding regions:
- a CDS encoding UDP-N-acetylmuramoyl-L-alanyl-D-glutamate--2,6-diaminopimelate ligase, which gives rise to MIFTKNIKHRGKVYNALTDDTRVIEAFLSNQVAQDEKLKLDSLLLVKTKQNTPFVAKLQEHIALQSTEGDLESNVDSMDSQGDEVSKKGKVCVDSKGLMKTPCSQIHIIEANELYDVLFAKSAMQIVGITGTNGKTTTAAIIYSILLDLGYKVALLGTRGFFANDKQIRQKGLTTPGLLELYEDLCIAQEESCDFFIMEASSHAIEQERVAGLKFALKILTNITSDHLDYHKSIEEYRRVKNSFFEGEGAKLLNADEPHARCADKEAFYYGVEKRGHLNVSAYALESGIDAHIVWQHKNEVDKSAIEAHLYGKHNLYNILAGIAGVKILTHTSLESIAATLGNFGGVGGRMEVVHTKPLVIVDFAHTHDGMKQIFESFRHQKLAVVFGAGGDRDKSKRPKMGACAAYYAHKIYITSDNPRTESPQSIIDDILNGIERSERVCVEINRKEAIHRALDELADDEVLLILGKGDEDYQIIGTQKIHFDDREVVRDYFKKSNASK